One region of Pan paniscus chromosome 5, NHGRI_mPanPan1-v2.0_pri, whole genome shotgun sequence genomic DNA includes:
- the KCNK16 gene encoding potassium channel subfamily K member 16 isoform X1 produces the protein MPSAGLCSCWGGRVLPLLLAYVCYLLLGATIFQLLERQAEAQSRDQFQLEKLRFLENYTCLDQWAMEQFVQVIMEAWVKGVNPKGNSTNPSNWDFGSSFFFAGTVVTTIGYGNLAPSTEAGQVFCVFYALLGIPLNVIFLNHLGTGLRAHLATIERWEDRPRRSQVLQVLGLALFLTLGTLVILIFPPMVFSHVEGWSFSEGFYFAFITLSTIGFGDYVVGTDPSKHYISVYRSLAAIWILLGLAWLALILPLGPLLLHRCCQLWLLSLRQGCGAKAAPGRRPRRGSTAARGVQVTPQDFPISKKGLGS, from the exons ATGCCCAGTGCTGGGCTCTGCAGCTGCTGGGGTGGCCGGGTGCTGCCCCTGCTGCTGGCCTATGTCTGCTACCTGCTGCTCGGTGCCACTATCTTCCAGCTGCTAGAGAGGCAGGCGGAGGCTCAGTCCAGGGACCAGTTTCAGTTGGAGAAGCTGCGCTTCCTGGAGAACTACACCTGCCTGGACCAGTGGGCCATGGAGCAGTTTGTGCAG GTCATCATGGAAGCCTGGGTGAAAGGTGTGAACCCCAAAGGCAACTCCACCAACCCCAGCAACTGGGACTTTGGCAGCAGTTTCTTCTTCGCAGGCACAGTCGTCACTACCATAG GATATGGGAACCTGGCACCCAGCACAGAAGCAGGTCAGGTCTTCTGTGTCTTCTATGCCCTGTTGGGCATCCCGCTTAACGTGATCTTCCTCAACCACCTGGGCACAGGGCTGCGTGCCCATCTGGCCACCATTGAGAGATGGGAGGACCGGCCCAGGCGCTCCCAG GTACTGCAAGTCCTGGGCCTGGCTCTGTTCCTGACCCTGGGGACGCTGGTCATTCTCATCTTCCCACCCATGGTCTTCAGCCATGTGGAGGGCTGGAGCTTCAGCGAGGGCTTCTACTTTGCTTTCATCACTCTCAGCACCATTGGCTTCGGGGACTATGTTGTTG GCACAGACCCCAGCAAGCATTATATCTCAGTGTACCGGAGCCTGGCAGCCATCTGGATCCTCCTGGGCCTGGCGTGGCTGGCGCTGATCCTCCCACTGGGCCCCCTGCTTCTGCACAGATGCTGCCAGCTCTGGCTGCTCA GTCTGAGGCAAGGCTGTGGAGCCAAGGCGGCTCCAGGCAGGAGACCCAGGAGAGGCTCTACAGCAGCAAGAGGAGTCCAAGTCACACCCCAGGACTTCCCCATATCCAAGAAAGGACTGGGAAGCTGA
- the KCNK16 gene encoding potassium channel subfamily K member 16 isoform X4, whose product MEQFVQVIMEAWVKGVNPKGNSTNPSNWDFGSSFFFAGTVVTTIGYGNLAPSTEAGQVFCVFYALLGIPLNVIFLNHLGTGLRAHLATIERWEDRPRRSQVLQVLGLALFLTLGTLVILIFPPMVFSHVEGWSFSEGFYFAFITLSTIGFGDYVVGLRQGCGAKAAPGRRPRRGSTAARGVQVTPQDFPISKKGLGS is encoded by the exons ATGGAGCAGTTTGTGCAG GTCATCATGGAAGCCTGGGTGAAAGGTGTGAACCCCAAAGGCAACTCCACCAACCCCAGCAACTGGGACTTTGGCAGCAGTTTCTTCTTCGCAGGCACAGTCGTCACTACCATAG GATATGGGAACCTGGCACCCAGCACAGAAGCAGGTCAGGTCTTCTGTGTCTTCTATGCCCTGTTGGGCATCCCGCTTAACGTGATCTTCCTCAACCACCTGGGCACAGGGCTGCGTGCCCATCTGGCCACCATTGAGAGATGGGAGGACCGGCCCAGGCGCTCCCAG GTACTGCAAGTCCTGGGCCTGGCTCTGTTCCTGACCCTGGGGACGCTGGTCATTCTCATCTTCCCACCCATGGTCTTCAGCCATGTGGAGGGCTGGAGCTTCAGCGAGGGCTTCTACTTTGCTTTCATCACTCTCAGCACCATTGGCTTCGGGGACTATGTTGTTG GTCTGAGGCAAGGCTGTGGAGCCAAGGCGGCTCCAGGCAGGAGACCCAGGAGAGGCTCTACAGCAGCAAGAGGAGTCCAAGTCACACCCCAGGACTTCCCCATATCCAAGAAAGGACTGGGAAGCTGA
- the KCNK16 gene encoding potassium channel subfamily K member 16 isoform X3, which yields MPSAGLCSCWGGRVLPLLLAYVCYLLLGATIFQLLERQAEAQSRDQFQLEKLRFLENYTCLDQWAMEQFVQVIMEAWVKGVNPKGNSTNPSNWDFGSSFFFAGTVVTTIGYGNLAPSTEAGQVFCVFYALLGIPLNVIFLNHLGTGLRAHLATIERWEDRPRRSQVLQVLGLALFLTLGTLVILIFPPMVFSHVEGWSFSEGFYFAFITLSTIGFGDYVVGLRQGCGAKAAPGRRPRRGSTAARGVQVTPQDFPISKKGLGS from the exons ATGCCCAGTGCTGGGCTCTGCAGCTGCTGGGGTGGCCGGGTGCTGCCCCTGCTGCTGGCCTATGTCTGCTACCTGCTGCTCGGTGCCACTATCTTCCAGCTGCTAGAGAGGCAGGCGGAGGCTCAGTCCAGGGACCAGTTTCAGTTGGAGAAGCTGCGCTTCCTGGAGAACTACACCTGCCTGGACCAGTGGGCCATGGAGCAGTTTGTGCAG GTCATCATGGAAGCCTGGGTGAAAGGTGTGAACCCCAAAGGCAACTCCACCAACCCCAGCAACTGGGACTTTGGCAGCAGTTTCTTCTTCGCAGGCACAGTCGTCACTACCATAG GATATGGGAACCTGGCACCCAGCACAGAAGCAGGTCAGGTCTTCTGTGTCTTCTATGCCCTGTTGGGCATCCCGCTTAACGTGATCTTCCTCAACCACCTGGGCACAGGGCTGCGTGCCCATCTGGCCACCATTGAGAGATGGGAGGACCGGCCCAGGCGCTCCCAG GTACTGCAAGTCCTGGGCCTGGCTCTGTTCCTGACCCTGGGGACGCTGGTCATTCTCATCTTCCCACCCATGGTCTTCAGCCATGTGGAGGGCTGGAGCTTCAGCGAGGGCTTCTACTTTGCTTTCATCACTCTCAGCACCATTGGCTTCGGGGACTATGTTGTTG GTCTGAGGCAAGGCTGTGGAGCCAAGGCGGCTCCAGGCAGGAGACCCAGGAGAGGCTCTACAGCAGCAAGAGGAGTCCAAGTCACACCCCAGGACTTCCCCATATCCAAGAAAGGACTGGGAAGCTGA
- the KCNK16 gene encoding potassium channel subfamily K member 16 isoform X2, translating into MPSAGLCSCWGGRVLPLLLAYVCYLLLGATIFQLLERQAEAQSRDQFQLEKLRFLENYTCLDQWAMEQFVQVIMEAWVKGVNPKGNSTNPSNWDFGSSFFFAGTVVTTIGYGNLAPSTEAGQVFCVFYALLGIPLNVIFLNHLGTGLRAHLATIERWEDRPRRSQVLQVLGLALFLTLGTLVILIFPPMVFSHVEGWSFSEGFYFAFITLSTIGFGDYVVGTDPSKHYISVYRSLAAIWILLGLAWLALILPLGPLLLHRCCQLWLLSRGLGVKDGAASDPSGLPRPQKIPISA; encoded by the exons ATGCCCAGTGCTGGGCTCTGCAGCTGCTGGGGTGGCCGGGTGCTGCCCCTGCTGCTGGCCTATGTCTGCTACCTGCTGCTCGGTGCCACTATCTTCCAGCTGCTAGAGAGGCAGGCGGAGGCTCAGTCCAGGGACCAGTTTCAGTTGGAGAAGCTGCGCTTCCTGGAGAACTACACCTGCCTGGACCAGTGGGCCATGGAGCAGTTTGTGCAG GTCATCATGGAAGCCTGGGTGAAAGGTGTGAACCCCAAAGGCAACTCCACCAACCCCAGCAACTGGGACTTTGGCAGCAGTTTCTTCTTCGCAGGCACAGTCGTCACTACCATAG GATATGGGAACCTGGCACCCAGCACAGAAGCAGGTCAGGTCTTCTGTGTCTTCTATGCCCTGTTGGGCATCCCGCTTAACGTGATCTTCCTCAACCACCTGGGCACAGGGCTGCGTGCCCATCTGGCCACCATTGAGAGATGGGAGGACCGGCCCAGGCGCTCCCAG GTACTGCAAGTCCTGGGCCTGGCTCTGTTCCTGACCCTGGGGACGCTGGTCATTCTCATCTTCCCACCCATGGTCTTCAGCCATGTGGAGGGCTGGAGCTTCAGCGAGGGCTTCTACTTTGCTTTCATCACTCTCAGCACCATTGGCTTCGGGGACTATGTTGTTG GCACAGACCCCAGCAAGCATTATATCTCAGTGTACCGGAGCCTGGCAGCCATCTGGATCCTCCTGGGCCTGGCGTGGCTGGCGCTGATCCTCCCACTGGGCCCCCTGCTTCTGCACAGATGCTGCCAGCTCTGGCTGCTCAGTAGGGGCCTCGGCGTCAAGGATGGGGCAGCCTCTGACCCCAGTGGGCTCCCCAGGCCTCAGAAGATCCCCATCTCCGCATGA